A part of Pantoea vagans genomic DNA contains:
- a CDS encoding PTS transporter subunit EIIC, translating into MKQLTSQIHAFGKALMMPISVIAAAGIFLGLAAAMQNPAVTGEAFAQMQVPQLIIGFIRKVAGALFANLPVFFAVASAIGLAKAEKPTAAFAAVIGYIVMNVGISATLAAKGITAATTTPASLQQAGMDQTTAMMTSAEYINMLGVFTYNMSVLGGVIAGLITVALHNRFYTQQLPTAISFFGGRRFVPIVTVVCLPLIGVLLALVWPTIGQGIAWIGQMIGKSGQYGAFLLGAFERILIPTGLHHILNETVRFTPIGGMAVVDGQTVVGALNIFNASLTHPGSIPDETLRTATQFLAQGKIPVMMFGLPAAALAIYHTARPEHKQRVKALVMAGALTSFTTGITEPLEFCFIFVSPVLYLLHAFLTGLSFMLMSMLHLMIGNVQGGVIDLVVFGMLGGAKTHWWWTLALGVIYAPIYYYAFRLVITRMHVETPGRESEEEKPQQVAADERTQVIISGLGGQANIEDVDCCFTRLRVRVKEMNQVVDQTLMSTGANGVNRVSEHDVQVIYGPQVEKIANEVKMALGVA; encoded by the coding sequence ATGAAACAGCTGACCAGCCAGATCCATGCGTTTGGCAAAGCGTTGATGATGCCAATCTCGGTCATCGCTGCAGCGGGTATTTTCCTCGGGCTGGCGGCGGCGATGCAGAACCCGGCGGTGACCGGCGAGGCCTTTGCGCAGATGCAGGTGCCGCAGTTAATCATTGGATTTATCCGCAAGGTCGCCGGGGCGCTGTTTGCCAACCTGCCGGTCTTCTTTGCAGTGGCGAGCGCCATCGGACTGGCGAAAGCGGAAAAACCTACCGCCGCCTTTGCCGCGGTGATTGGCTATATCGTGATGAACGTGGGTATCAGCGCCACGCTGGCGGCGAAAGGGATCACCGCAGCCACTACTACGCCCGCCTCGCTGCAGCAGGCGGGGATGGATCAGACCACCGCCATGATGACCTCGGCGGAGTACATCAACATGCTGGGCGTCTTCACCTACAACATGAGTGTGCTGGGCGGGGTGATTGCCGGTCTGATCACGGTGGCGCTGCACAATCGTTTCTATACCCAGCAGCTGCCAACCGCGATCAGTTTTTTTGGCGGACGGCGTTTTGTGCCGATCGTGACCGTGGTCTGTCTGCCGCTGATTGGGGTGTTGCTGGCGCTGGTCTGGCCTACCATCGGGCAGGGTATCGCCTGGATTGGCCAGATGATTGGCAAAAGCGGCCAGTATGGCGCGTTTCTGCTGGGGGCCTTTGAACGCATTCTGATCCCCACCGGCCTGCATCATATCCTCAACGAAACCGTGCGCTTCACGCCAATTGGCGGCATGGCGGTGGTCGATGGTCAGACGGTGGTCGGTGCGCTGAACATCTTCAATGCCTCGCTGACCCATCCGGGATCAATACCCGATGAGACGCTGCGCACCGCCACGCAGTTTCTGGCACAGGGCAAGATTCCGGTGATGATGTTTGGTCTGCCTGCTGCGGCGCTGGCGATCTATCACACCGCGCGGCCCGAACATAAGCAGCGGGTCAAAGCGCTGGTCATGGCGGGCGCGCTGACCTCATTTACCACCGGGATTACCGAGCCGCTGGAGTTCTGCTTTATCTTTGTCTCGCCAGTGCTCTATCTGCTGCATGCTTTCCTGACCGGTCTGTCGTTTATGCTGATGTCGATGCTGCATCTGATGATCGGCAACGTGCAGGGCGGCGTTATCGATCTGGTGGTGTTCGGCATGCTGGGCGGCGCGAAAACCCACTGGTGGTGGACGCTGGCGCTGGGCGTCATCTATGCACCGATCTACTACTATGCTTTCCGGCTGGTGATAACCCGGATGCATGTCGAAACGCCGGGCCGGGAGTCAGAGGAGGAGAAACCGCAACAGGTCGCTGCGGATGAGCGGACGCAGGTAATTATCAGCGGACTGGGCGGGCAGGCCAATATCGAGGATGTCGATTGCTGCTTTACCCGCCTGCGGGTTCGGGTCAAAGAGATGAATCAGGTGGTCGATCAGACATTGATGAGCACCGGTGCTAACGGGGTTAATCGCGTCAGCGAGCACGATGTACAGGTTATCTATGGTCCGCAGGTCGAGAAGATCGCTAATGAAGTGAAAATGGCGCTAGGTGTCGCGTAA
- a CDS encoding methyl-accepting chemotaxis protein translates to MSLKKSSLIIFSFLLALFLTSVAISTWLLIQSNHSLNAVNKEIRVVLSVIDPINHSRTLRVRLMEYMKEIEGSDASNPATLDSVRTVAGKADAAFQAYMNAPRLPGEEAEADAYSQAYQAYRQQGLQPLIEAAEAHDQVRFKNQIPTVVRLDRQYEIILDRVLAQHETYAKKLNSDAQSHFTSGITLLGLFGVLFFGIIIAIYIFMKRYVLSPINEAQEHCKLIAAGVLDATVPVKPGSRSEIQMLMGSLEQMRSALTAIILQVRDSTRSVSTASQEIAAGNIDLASRTEQQAAALTETAASMEQLGATVKQNTENVFEACRLTSEAVKNAESGEKVSQEVVTSMALINASSKKIEEITTVIDSIAFQTNILALNAAVEAARAGEQGRGFAVVAGEVRNLAQRSATAAKEIEGLIAESVSIIHAGSDQVSRTGEAMSAIISSVSRVNLLMEHISTASDEQSRGIGQIEQAVTEMDSVTQQNSALVQESAAASASLEEQVQYLTQSVSTFRLANS, encoded by the coding sequence ATGTCGTTAAAAAAGTCTTCCCTGATTATCTTTTCCTTCCTGCTGGCGTTGTTTCTTACCAGCGTGGCGATCAGCACCTGGCTGCTGATTCAGAGCAATCACTCCCTGAACGCGGTCAACAAAGAGATTCGCGTGGTGCTCTCGGTTATTGACCCGATTAACCACAGCCGTACGCTGCGTGTTCGTCTGATGGAGTACATGAAGGAGATTGAGGGCAGTGATGCCAGCAATCCCGCCACGCTGGACAGCGTGCGGACCGTGGCAGGTAAAGCCGATGCCGCCTTCCAGGCCTATATGAATGCGCCGCGTCTGCCGGGCGAAGAGGCGGAGGCAGATGCCTACAGCCAGGCTTATCAGGCCTATCGTCAGCAGGGGTTGCAGCCGCTGATTGAGGCCGCAGAGGCGCACGATCAGGTGCGTTTTAAAAATCAGATTCCGACCGTGGTTCGTCTGGATCGTCAGTATGAAATTATTCTGGACCGTGTTCTTGCCCAGCACGAAACCTACGCCAAAAAGCTCAACAGCGACGCACAGAGTCACTTCACCTCTGGTATTACGTTGCTGGGTCTGTTTGGCGTGCTGTTTTTCGGCATCATCATCGCCATTTACATCTTCATGAAGCGCTATGTCCTTTCGCCAATCAATGAAGCGCAGGAGCACTGCAAGCTGATTGCGGCGGGCGTGCTGGATGCCACCGTGCCGGTAAAACCGGGTTCACGCAGTGAAATTCAGATGCTGATGGGCTCGCTGGAGCAGATGCGCAGCGCGCTGACCGCCATTATTCTTCAGGTGCGTGATTCAACCCGCTCAGTCTCTACCGCCTCGCAGGAAATTGCGGCGGGCAACATCGATCTCGCCTCGCGCACTGAACAGCAGGCCGCTGCGCTGACCGAAACCGCTGCCAGCATGGAGCAACTGGGCGCAACGGTGAAACAGAACACTGAAAACGTCTTTGAAGCCTGCCGTCTGACCAGTGAAGCGGTGAAAAACGCGGAAAGCGGCGAAAAAGTCTCGCAGGAAGTGGTGACATCGATGGCGCTGATTAACGCCAGCTCGAAGAAGATTGAAGAAATCACTACCGTTATCGACAGCATCGCCTTCCAGACCAATATTCTGGCGCTGAACGCGGCCGTTGAAGCCGCCCGTGCGGGTGAGCAGGGACGTGGTTTTGCGGTCGTTGCAGGGGAGGTGCGTAACCTGGCCCAGCGCAGCGCCACCGCCGCCAAAGAGATTGAGGGGCTGATTGCAGAATCGGTCTCCATCATCCACGCCGGTTCCGACCAGGTCAGCCGGACCGGCGAGGCGATGAGTGCCATTATCTCCTCGGTCAGCCGCGTGAATCTGCTGATGGAGCACATCTCTACCGCGTCTGATGAACAGAGTCGCGGCATCGGTCAGATTGAGCAGGCGGTTACCGAGATGGACAGCGTGACCCAGCAGAACTCGGCGCTGGTGCAGGAGTCTGCGGCGGCGTCGGCCTCACTGGAAGAGCAGGTGCAGTACCTGACGCAGTCGGTCTCGACTTTCCGTCTGGCAAACAGCTGA
- a CDS encoding YoaK family protein, producing the protein MLISTESARSNSADTRLACTLAAAAGALNTAAFEIVGFFSANMTGNVSLLSDHLAKANLGPGLFFLSIVLLFIAGSMFSTLIINAGHRRNIRTIYAFVILIEGIALMTLGVIENHFPPLSPGVVLIMSLSFLMGLQNAVVTRISNARVRTTHISGTATDIGIELAMLFEVLRRKASTKDAPLWLGRLRLHSLTLLSFLAGGVAGIGLYRLLGYDFLLPIGFGLICLALNALVTKSVNQRV; encoded by the coding sequence ATGCTAATCAGCACAGAAAGTGCCCGCAGCAACAGCGCCGATACCCGACTGGCCTGCACGCTGGCCGCTGCCGCAGGCGCGCTGAATACCGCCGCCTTTGAGATTGTCGGTTTCTTTTCAGCTAACATGACCGGGAATGTCTCGCTGCTGTCCGATCATCTGGCAAAAGCGAACCTGGGGCCTGGCCTGTTTTTTCTGTCGATCGTGCTGCTGTTTATTGCGGGCTCCATGTTTTCAACGCTGATAATTAATGCCGGGCACCGCAGGAATATCCGTACTATCTATGCCTTCGTTATTCTGATTGAGGGGATCGCGCTGATGACGCTAGGCGTGATTGAGAATCACTTTCCGCCGCTGTCGCCCGGCGTGGTGTTGATCATGAGCCTGAGCTTTTTAATGGGGTTGCAGAATGCGGTGGTCACGCGGATCTCCAATGCCCGGGTTCGCACCACCCATATCTCCGGCACGGCGACTGATATCGGGATTGAGCTGGCGATGCTGTTTGAAGTGTTGCGGCGCAAAGCCTCAACGAAAGATGCGCCGCTCTGGCTGGGGCGGTTGCGGCTGCACAGTCTGACCCTGCTGTCTTTCCTTGCAGGCGGGGTGGCCGGCATCGGGCTTTACCGACTGCTCGGCTACGATTTCCTGTTACCCATAGGGTTCGGGTTAATCTGCCTGGCGCTGAATGCCCTGGTAACAAAGTCAGTAAACCAGAGGGTATGA
- a CDS encoding LysR family transcriptional regulator encodes MDIKQLIYLCNLERERHFGRAAEASFVTQPTLSMRLKNLERELGLPLINRSNNFAGFTPEGDRVLAWAREIVSVYQGLKLEVESLKHGVNGTLRVGVVPQCSVALPLLLKAVQARYPQLDYRIAVLSADQLLEALNSHTVDVGIGFFEMATLRELHFQTEMLADQGVEAVFHPDHFPALVGATPLTLDELAQQPLCLAEQTRYFRRYLDMAFREAALVPRVIVESASIMQLMQCAQVGLGLLVSPVGHLLPASLQGLQQRGITLPPMARQAALVIAEPGRATPLAQHFFDEARGQLPV; translated from the coding sequence ATCGACATTAAACAACTTATTTACCTGTGTAACCTGGAGCGGGAACGCCATTTCGGGCGGGCCGCGGAAGCCAGTTTTGTTACACAGCCAACCCTCTCAATGCGTCTGAAAAATCTCGAGCGCGAGCTGGGCCTGCCGCTGATTAACCGCAGCAATAACTTTGCCGGATTTACGCCAGAGGGCGATCGCGTGCTGGCGTGGGCCCGGGAAATAGTTTCGGTCTATCAGGGGCTGAAGCTGGAAGTGGAATCGCTGAAACATGGGGTAAACGGCACGCTGCGGGTAGGCGTGGTGCCGCAGTGCAGCGTGGCACTGCCGCTGCTGCTGAAAGCCGTGCAGGCGCGTTATCCCCAGCTCGATTACCGCATTGCGGTACTCAGTGCTGATCAGCTGCTGGAAGCGCTTAACAGCCACACCGTGGATGTCGGCATTGGCTTTTTTGAGATGGCGACGCTGCGGGAGCTTCATTTCCAGACTGAGATGCTGGCCGATCAGGGCGTTGAAGCCGTATTCCATCCTGACCACTTCCCGGCGCTGGTGGGAGCAACCCCGCTGACGCTGGACGAACTGGCACAACAGCCGCTCTGCCTGGCAGAGCAAACACGCTATTTCCGCCGCTATCTTGATATGGCCTTTCGCGAGGCAGCGCTGGTGCCGCGGGTTATCGTGGAGAGTGCCTCAATCATGCAGCTGATGCAGTGTGCTCAGGTCGGTCTGGGGTTGCTGGTCTCGCCGGTGGGTCATCTGCTGCCCGCATCACTTCAGGGGTTACAGCAGCGCGGCATTACGCTGCCGCCGATGGCGCGCCAGGCGGCGCTGGTGATAGCGGAACCTGGCCGTGCCACTCCGCTGGCACAGCACTTTTTTGACGAAGCGCGCGGTCAGTTACCGGTCTAG
- a CDS encoding CMD domain-containing protein has product MEQRRYPGHNHWFYESQTSPRTTQAAPLVPEAAHIDDRFLLGCHASDAVVQSLLRTHQPALLAARDLAQLLFPDRVVTSLTHTLTLYDRLSTALTVAQVAGVQRLCNHYSARLNPLPGPDSSRESNNRLTQITQYARQLAMQPELINASAITALDTVGLTEPDIVTLNQLIGFVSYQARVVAGLQALQAQPVRWLPGSIAPPDADSTGFDQPARWQPVLKPLELRYASAEQLAAVTRCQTLPGMQDAVWLLAHDPSALYGWAQLHQHLSQENTLAEATAARILGSRWAFRLLARNEVLIEGVDDTNLKGEEQQIVALSAQLTRSPERFSAAHLQPLMEAGWEPEALFALIQSVAIGNWNSRLFYALGEAQ; this is encoded by the coding sequence ATGGAACAACGCCGCTATCCGGGCCATAACCACTGGTTTTACGAGAGCCAGACCAGTCCACGTACCACGCAGGCCGCACCGCTGGTGCCAGAGGCCGCCCATATCGATGACCGTTTTTTGCTGGGATGCCACGCCAGCGACGCCGTAGTGCAGTCACTGCTGCGCACGCATCAGCCGGCACTGCTGGCGGCGCGCGATCTGGCACAGCTGCTGTTTCCCGATCGCGTTGTCACCTCGCTGACGCACACCTTAACGCTTTATGACCGCCTCAGCACCGCACTGACCGTGGCACAGGTCGCGGGTGTACAGCGGTTGTGTAATCACTACTCTGCCCGCCTCAATCCGCTGCCTGGCCCTGACTCTTCACGGGAGAGTAATAATCGCCTGACCCAGATTACACAGTATGCGCGCCAGCTGGCGATGCAGCCTGAACTGATCAATGCCAGCGCCATCACCGCCCTGGATACGGTCGGCCTGACCGAACCCGATATTGTGACGCTGAATCAGCTGATTGGCTTTGTCAGTTATCAGGCGCGCGTCGTCGCCGGATTACAGGCGCTGCAGGCCCAGCCGGTACGCTGGCTGCCCGGTAGCATCGCACCACCTGATGCAGATTCCACTGGTTTTGACCAGCCAGCCCGCTGGCAGCCGGTACTGAAGCCGCTGGAGCTGCGGTATGCCAGTGCAGAGCAGCTCGCTGCCGTTACGCGTTGTCAGACGTTGCCCGGTATGCAGGACGCGGTATGGCTGCTGGCCCATGACCCATCGGCGCTGTATGGCTGGGCGCAGCTGCATCAGCATCTCTCACAGGAAAACACCCTGGCGGAAGCGACAGCCGCCCGTATTCTCGGCAGCCGCTGGGCGTTCCGGCTTCTGGCCAGGAATGAGGTTTTGATCGAGGGTGTCGATGACACGAATTTAAAAGGAGAAGAGCAACAGATCGTCGCGCTGTCGGCGCAGCTGACCCGTTCACCCGAGCGTTTCAGTGCGGCCCATCTGCAGCCGCTGATGGAGGCGGGCTGGGAACCTGAGGCGCTGTTCGCGCTGATTCAGAGCGTGGCGATAGGCAACTGGAACAGTCGCCTGTTTTACGCGCTGGGCGAGGCGCAGTAG
- the fabI gene encoding enoyl-ACP reductase FabI codes for MGFLSGKRILITGVASKLSIAYGIAQAMHKQGAELAFTYQNDKLKGRVEEFAKDLGSDIVLPCDVAEDESIKSLFTELAKTWPKFDGFVHSIGFAPGEQLVGDYVNAVTREGFKIAHDISAYSFVAMAKECREMLNPHSALLTLSYLGAERAIPNYNVMGLAKASLEANVRYMANAMGPEGVRVNAVSAGPIRTLAASGIKDFRKMLAHCEAVTPIRRTVTIEDVGNSAAFLCSDLAGGITGEVVHVDGGFSIAAMNELELK; via the coding sequence ATGGGTTTTCTTTCCGGTAAGCGCATTCTGATTACTGGCGTTGCCAGTAAACTTTCCATCGCCTACGGTATTGCACAGGCGATGCACAAACAGGGCGCAGAACTGGCTTTCACCTACCAGAACGACAAGTTAAAGGGTCGTGTGGAAGAGTTTGCTAAAGATTTGGGTTCAGACATCGTGCTGCCATGTGACGTAGCCGAAGATGAGAGCATCAAATCTCTGTTCACTGAACTGGCAAAAACCTGGCCGAAATTTGACGGTTTCGTTCACTCTATCGGTTTCGCCCCTGGCGAGCAGCTGGTTGGCGACTACGTGAACGCCGTTACCCGCGAAGGCTTTAAAATCGCGCATGACATCAGTGCTTACAGCTTCGTCGCGATGGCCAAAGAGTGCCGCGAGATGCTGAATCCACACTCTGCGCTGCTGACCCTCTCTTACCTGGGTGCTGAGCGCGCGATCCCGAACTACAACGTGATGGGTCTGGCTAAAGCGTCGCTGGAAGCGAACGTGCGTTACATGGCGAACGCCATGGGCCCGGAAGGTGTGCGTGTTAACGCCGTTTCTGCCGGTCCAATCCGCACCCTGGCTGCATCAGGCATCAAAGATTTCCGTAAGATGCTGGCACATTGCGAAGCGGTTACCCCGATTCGCCGTACCGTTACCATTGAAGATGTCGGCAACTCAGCAGCATTCCTCTGCTCTGACCTGGCTGGCGGCATCACCGGTGAAGTGGTACACGTTGATGGCGGCTTCAGCATCGCCGCAATGAACGAACTGGAACTGAAATAA
- the sapF gene encoding putrescine export ABC transporter ATP-binding protein SapF: METLLEVRNLSKTFRYRTGLFRRQHVEAVKSVSFTLREKQTLAIIGENGSGKSTLAKMLSGMIAPTEGEILIDDHPLTFGDYGYRSQRIRMIFQDPSTSLNPRQRISQILEFPLRLNTELDAEAREKRIIATLRQVGLLRDHAGYYPHMLAPGQKQRLGLARALILQPKVIVADEALASLDMTMRSQLVNLMLELQEKHGIAYIYVTQHLGMMKHISDKVLVMHQGEVVERGGTADVLASPLHDLTRRLISSHFGEALSAEAWRRER, translated from the coding sequence ATGGAGACCCTGCTGGAAGTGCGCAACCTGAGTAAAACTTTTCGCTATCGCACCGGGCTGTTCCGCCGTCAGCACGTTGAGGCAGTAAAGTCTGTCAGCTTTACCCTGCGCGAAAAACAGACGCTGGCGATTATCGGTGAAAACGGTTCCGGCAAGTCCACGCTGGCGAAGATGCTCAGCGGCATGATTGCCCCCACCGAAGGTGAGATTCTGATTGACGACCACCCGCTGACCTTTGGCGATTACGGCTATCGCAGTCAGCGCATCCGCATGATTTTTCAGGATCCCTCAACCTCACTGAATCCGCGTCAGCGCATCAGTCAGATTCTGGAATTTCCGCTGCGACTTAATACCGAACTGGATGCAGAAGCGCGCGAGAAACGCATTATCGCCACCCTGCGACAGGTGGGATTACTGCGCGATCACGCCGGATATTACCCACACATGCTGGCACCCGGTCAGAAACAGCGTCTGGGTCTGGCCCGCGCGTTGATCCTGCAACCTAAAGTGATTGTGGCCGATGAAGCGCTGGCCTCACTGGATATGACCATGCGCTCCCAGCTGGTCAATCTGATGCTGGAGCTGCAGGAGAAACATGGAATCGCCTACATCTATGTCACCCAGCATCTGGGCATGATGAAGCACATCAGCGATAAAGTGCTGGTGATGCATCAGGGCGAAGTGGTTGAGCGCGGCGGCACGGCTGATGTGCTCGCCTCCCCGCTGCACGATCTGACCCGACGCCTGATCAGCAGCCATTTTGGCGAAGCACTGAGTGCCGAGGCCTGGCGGCGCGAGCGCTGA
- the sapD gene encoding putrescine export ABC transporter ATP-binding protein SapD, which yields MPLLDIRNLTIEFMTADGPVKAVDRVNLTLGEGEVRGLVGESGSGKSLVAKAICGVTNDNWRVTADRMVFDDVDLLRLSPRERRRIIGHNVSMIFQEPQSCLDPSESIGRQLMQVIPRWTYKGPWLKRFWFWRKTRAIELLHRVGIKDHKDIMRSFPYELTEGECQKVMIAIALANQPRLLIADEPTNAMEPTTQAQIFRLLSRLNQNNNTTILLISHDLRTMSQWADRINVMYCGQTVETAHSEDLMSTPHHPYTQALIRAMPDFGRALPHKSRLNTLSGAIPSLESLPIGCRLGPRCPYAQRKCVETPRLTGSKTHLFACHFPLNMEGQ from the coding sequence ATGCCGTTACTTGATATCCGTAATCTGACCATTGAATTTATGACCGCTGACGGGCCGGTCAAAGCGGTCGATCGCGTCAATCTGACGCTGGGCGAAGGTGAAGTCCGGGGGCTGGTCGGTGAATCCGGCTCCGGTAAAAGTCTGGTCGCCAAGGCTATCTGCGGCGTGACCAACGATAACTGGCGTGTGACGGCCGATCGCATGGTGTTTGATGATGTGGACCTGCTGCGCCTCTCCCCGCGCGAGCGCCGTCGCATTATCGGGCATAACGTCTCGATGATTTTTCAGGAGCCGCAATCCTGTCTGGATCCCTCTGAAAGTATCGGCCGTCAGCTGATGCAGGTGATCCCGCGCTGGACCTATAAAGGCCCCTGGCTGAAACGCTTCTGGTTCTGGCGCAAAACCCGCGCTATCGAACTGCTGCATCGCGTCGGCATTAAAGATCATAAAGACATCATGCGCAGCTTCCCCTATGAGCTGACCGAAGGCGAATGCCAGAAAGTGATGATTGCCATTGCGCTGGCTAACCAGCCGCGTCTGCTGATTGCCGATGAACCCACCAATGCGATGGAACCGACAACGCAGGCGCAGATATTCCGCCTGCTGAGCCGCCTGAACCAGAATAACAACACCACTATTCTGCTGATCAGCCACGACCTGCGCACCATGAGCCAGTGGGCGGACCGTATTAACGTGATGTACTGCGGTCAGACGGTGGAAACCGCTCACAGCGAAGATTTAATGAGCACGCCACATCATCCTTATACGCAGGCGCTGATTCGGGCGATGCCCGATTTTGGCCGCGCGCTGCCGCACAAAAGCCGTCTCAATACGCTGTCAGGGGCGATCCCATCACTGGAGAGCCTTCCGATAGGCTGCCGCCTGGGGCCACGCTGTCCTTACGCGCAGCGTAAATGTGTCGAAACGCCGCGCCTCACCGGCAGTAAAACACATCTCTTTGCCTGTCATTTCCCGCTGAATATGGAGGGCCAGTAA
- the sapC gene encoding putrescine export ABC transporter permease SapC, translated as MPSDNIYAEKRLPSAFRQSWHHFYGNPISMVGLYGFGALLLLCLFGGFMAPYGIDQQFLGYQLLPPSWSRYGDVSFFLGTDDLGRDVLSRLLSGAGPTVGSAILVTLFATLGALVLGVLAGMTHGIRSAVMNHVLDTLLSLPSLLLAIIVVAFLGPRLEHALLAVWLALMPRLVREIYSAVHDELEKEYVVAARLDGARGRNILRYAILPNILPLLITEITRALSMAILDIAALGFLDLGAQLPSPEWGAMLGDSLELIYVAPWTVMLPGVALMVSVLIVNLLGDGIRRAVEAGVE; from the coding sequence ATGCCCTCCGATAATATCTACGCCGAAAAACGCCTGCCCAGCGCGTTTCGTCAGAGCTGGCATCATTTCTATGGCAACCCGATTTCGATGGTCGGCCTGTATGGCTTTGGCGCACTGCTGCTGCTCTGCCTGTTTGGCGGTTTCATGGCACCCTATGGTATCGATCAGCAGTTCCTGGGATATCAGCTGCTGCCACCGTCATGGTCGCGCTACGGCGATGTCTCATTTTTCCTCGGCACCGACGATCTGGGGCGGGATGTTCTGAGTCGCCTGCTGAGCGGTGCCGGTCCGACGGTGGGTTCCGCGATTCTGGTGACGCTGTTCGCTACGCTGGGCGCGCTGGTGCTGGGCGTGCTGGCGGGCATGACGCACGGCATTCGCTCGGCGGTGATGAACCACGTGCTGGATACCCTGCTCTCTCTTCCGTCGCTGTTGCTGGCGATTATCGTGGTGGCGTTTCTCGGGCCGCGTCTTGAGCACGCACTGCTGGCGGTCTGGCTGGCGCTGATGCCACGTCTGGTGCGCGAAATTTACAGTGCCGTGCATGATGAGCTGGAAAAAGAGTATGTGGTTGCCGCGCGCCTGGACGGTGCCAGAGGTCGTAATATCCTGCGCTACGCCATCCTGCCCAATATTCTGCCGCTGCTGATTACCGAAATTACCCGCGCGCTGTCGATGGCGATTCTGGATATTGCCGCACTCGGTTTTCTGGACCTGGGCGCGCAACTGCCTTCACCGGAATGGGGCGCGATGCTGGGCGATTCGCTGGAGCTGATCTACGTTGCGCCCTGGACCGTGATGCTGCCCGGGGTGGCGCTGATGGTCAGCGTACTCATTGTTAACCTGCTCGGTGACGGCATCCGTCGCGCCGTCGAAGCGGGAGTGGAATAA
- a CDS encoding Arm DNA-binding domain-containing protein → MYAFANTQRKCTCRLSISDTVKRRDKTKVFTNTSSLHVSLFLTGEVTFFNRYCWEGKPVQLTIGDYPSRSPSQARKWRQQFRRWVTENYNPGRQVFRDRLQKMAAKPTER, encoded by the coding sequence GTGTACGCCTTTGCGAATACGCAGAGAAAATGTACCTGTCGCTTATCGATATCAGACACAGTTAAGCGCCGCGATAAAACGAAGGTATTCACGAACACGTCCAGCCTGCATGTCAGCCTCTTCCTTACTGGCGAAGTGACATTTTTCAACCGTTATTGCTGGGAGGGTAAGCCCGTTCAGCTGACTATAGGGGATTATCCGTCGAGATCCCCGTCACAGGCAAGGAAATGGCGTCAGCAATTTCGGCGCTGGGTTACAGAGAATTACAATCCGGGCCGTCAGGTGTTCCGTGACAGGCTGCAAAAAATGGCGGCAAAGCCGACAGAACGTTAA
- a CDS encoding general stress protein, with translation MAEHRGGSGNFAENPEKASEAGKKGGQHSGGNFANDREKASEAGKKGGQNSHSGGRKSE, from the coding sequence ATGGCCGAACATCGTGGTGGTTCAGGTAATTTTGCAGAAAACCCTGAGAAAGCATCTGAAGCGGGTAAAAAAGGCGGGCAGCATAGCGGAGGTAATTTCGCTAATGACCGTGAAAAAGCCTCAGAAGCCGGTAAGAAAGGTGGCCAGAATAGCCACAGCGGCGGACGTAAGTCTGAATAA